One segment of Chelmon rostratus isolate fCheRos1 chromosome 17, fCheRos1.pri, whole genome shotgun sequence DNA contains the following:
- the syngr2a gene encoding synaptogyrin-2a, translated as MQSSAYGASLAGGAFDLESFVKQPQTIVRCLSWLFSIVVFATITAEGYVNPTTKADVKCMFNDNDSACSYGVGIGVLAFLACVVFLILDAYFPRISNAKERKFIVIGDLFFSAVWTFLWFICFCVLANQWSKTTDSNAGDAARAVVAFSFFSIVTWALLSYFAYARYRQGVSEFDQEYRDPANDHTTPYPPAQYPSSSGPTGYQQSPFPSRQEDPGNYQPPAY; from the exons ATGCAGAGCAGTGCTTACGGGGCCTCTTTGGCCGGCGGTGCTTTTGATTTGGAGAGCTTTGTGAAACAGCCTCAGACCATTGTGCGCTGCCTGAGCTGG TTATTCTCCATTGTGGTCTTTGCAACCATCACAGCAGAAGGCTACGTTAATCCAACGACCAAAGCCGACGTCAAATGCATGTTTAACGACAACGACAGTGCCTGCAGCTACGGCGTCGGAATCGGAGTCCTGGCCTTCTTGGCTTGTGTTGTCTTCCTCATACTGGATGCCTACTTCCCACGGATCAGCAATGCCAAGGAGAGAAAATTCATAGTTATAGGAGATTTGTTCTTCTCAG CGGTGTGGACGTTCCTGTGGTTCATCTGCTTCTGTGTCCTGGCCAACCAGTGGTCCAAGACCACTGACTCTAATGCTGGAGATGCAGCCCGGGCTGTTGTggccttctccttcttctcaaTCGTCACCTGG GCACTCCTGTCCTACTTTGCTTATGCAAGATATCGGCAAGGCGTCAGCGAGTTTGACCAGGAGTACAGAGACCCAGCCAACGACCACACCACCCCGTACCCGCCCGCTCAGTACCCCAGCAGCAGTGGTCCCACAGGCTACCAGCAGTCGCCTTTCCCAAGCCGCCAGGAGGACCCAGGAAACTACCAGCCTCCAGCTTATTGA